Below is a window of Candidatus Neomarinimicrobiota bacterium DNA.
GCTTGCCAGTTCGTGTGTCACCACCAGGATGGTCATGTTAAACTGCTCTTTCAATGTGAGTATCAGCTTGTCCAATGCGGCACTGGAGAGAGGATCAAGACCGGCCGACGGTTCATCGCAGAAGAGGATTTCCGGATCCAGAGCAATGGCCCTTGCCAGAGCCGCCCGTTTGCGCATCCCCCCGGAGAGTTCCGACGGAAGCAGATGCATGGCGTGGGTGAGTCCTACCAACCGGAGTTTTACCGCAACACTCTTTTCAATCAGCTCCGGGTCCAGATGACTGTGCTGTTCCAGGGGGATAGCTACGTTATCCTTGACGGTGACCGAATTCAGGAGCGCCCCGTTTTGAAATAATACCCCCATCCGTTGCAGAGTCTCTTTGTATTTCTTTTCATCCGATTCGGTAAAAGGCCTGCCGAAAATGAAGATCTCTCCCTTTTCCGGAGTGACCAGCCCGGTGATGGATTTCAGCAGTGTGGTTTTTCCGCAGCCGCTTTCGCCCAGAATGACCGTCACTTCGCGGGGATAAATATCCAGGTTAATCTGGTCCAGAATGATCCGGTCCCCAAAGCGGGTTGTCAGGTTTTGGATTTGTATAATGGGTTCAGGCATAGATATCAGAACATGTAAATAAGGCTGAAAATGGCATCAAACACAATCACGGCAAAAATGGAGGCTACCACGGCGGATGTGGTGACTTTTCCTACACCTTCAGCACCGCCTTCCGCCCGGAAACCAAAATAACTGCCAATGATGACAATCACCCAGGCAAAAAAGACACTTTTACTCAGACCGATGAGCAGATCCTTGGGTTCCAGAATGTTGATGGTCTGATTGAAATATGTTACCAGGTTCAAATCCAGGTAGGTCAGTCCGATAATGAATCCACCGAAGATGCCGAGGATAATGGAGAGCATAACCAGCAGGGGCATGCAGACACTGATGGCCAGAAATTTGGGGACCACCACATACCGGATGGGATTCAGAGCCATCATGCGCAGGGCATCCAGTTCTTCCGTCACTTTCATGGTGGAAATTTCTGCGGCAAAAGAGGAACCGCTCCGGCCGGCAATAATAATGGCCGTCATCATAGGACCCATTTCGCGAACCATGGAAATGGCAATGAGATCCGCAATGTAAACCCCGGCCCCGAACTGCCGAAGCTGAGCTGCAGATTGAAGGGCAATAATAAGCCCCAGAACGATGGATAACAAACCTACGATACCCACTGCATTGCTTCCGATTAAAACCATTTGCTGACTGACTGATCCCTTCCGACGTCCCCGGGATGTGAAAATTCCGTAAAATGACCATAGGATAATTTCCGATGTCAGGTACAGGATATCCCTGAAAGCGTTCCAGGTTTGAACCAGTATATTGCCGGCGGCTTCCAAAAAGCCGGCTTCTCGGGGCGGTTTCGGGATTTTTACCCCTTGAGAACTGAAGGTTTCCAGTGCCTTTTGGGTTTTGGCATCGGCATGGCGGACCTCTGCCCCGGGAAAAAGCTTTTTTCGGAGCCAGTCTATAAAGACAACTCCTGTGCTGTCGATATATTTCAGTTTCGCCAGATCAATAGATGAAACAGGCATTTTTCTGTGTTTCCGGATTGTTTTTTTCAAAACGGGAATGCTTTGATGGGTCAGCATTCCTTCTATGTGGAGGACAGTATTCTCGACAGTAATTCTGCCGTTGTGGTCTAAGGTCAGATGATTTTTCTTTGTGGCTTTACCGGGCAAAATAATTAACCCTCAAAAAAAGTGCATGACGGTTTACAATGTATTCTTTTCCGAATTCATCCTGCTTGTTTCGCAGGCGCAGTCGGTAATCCACTGAAATGTATTTGAAGAGTTTCAGGTTGAGGACATTTTCCCATTCAATAGTTGTGGCTTCGTCACTCCGGAAAGGAAAAAGAAAATCTGCATTGGTGTAATAAGTGAGGTTCAACGGAAGTTGGAAATTCCCGATGACCGATACTTCCGCACCCCGTTGTTTTTGAGTTTCCTGGGCTTTGAATAGACGGTAGGAAATATCATTGACCGTTTCAACATCCGTGGATAACGGG
It encodes the following:
- a CDS encoding ATP-binding cassette domain-containing protein — translated: MPEPIIQIQNLTTRFGDRIILDQINLDIYPREVTVILGESGCGKTTLLKSITGLVTPEKGEIFIFGRPFTESDEKKYKETLQRMGVLFQNGALLNSVTVKDNVAIPLEQHSHLDPELIEKSVAVKLRLVGLTHAMHLLPSELSGGMRKRAALARAIALDPEILFCDEPSAGLDPLSSAALDKLILTLKEQFNMTILVVTHELASIHRIADRIVFLDEGKILFTGTLEDAKSCGIKTVETFFETGSF
- a CDS encoding ABC transporter permease; the encoded protein is MLTHQSIPVLKKTIRKHRKMPVSSIDLAKLKYIDSTGVVFIDWLRKKLFPGAEVRHADAKTQKALETFSSQGVKIPKPPREAGFLEAAGNILVQTWNAFRDILYLTSEIILWSFYGIFTSRGRRKGSVSQQMVLIGSNAVGIVGLLSIVLGLIIALQSAAQLRQFGAGVYIADLIAISMVREMGPMMTAIIIAGRSGSSFAAEISTMKVTEELDALRMMALNPIRYVVVPKFLAISVCMPLLVMLSIILGIFGGFIIGLTYLDLNLVTYFNQTINILEPKDLLIGLSKSVFFAWVIVIIGSYFGFRAEGGAEGVGKVTTSAVVASIFAVIVFDAIFSLIYMF